Within Fervidobacterium thailandense, the genomic segment CATCCACAGCTCCCTTCAGGCCTTCGAATTCCCTTGAAAGCGTGTAACCCACTATTACAAATCCACCATCCGGGAATTCCGCAACCGAGTATCCGACATCTTCTTCCTTACCACCTATCGTCCTTTGCCAAATGATTTCACCAGCTGCGTTGACTTTTACAGCCCAGATATCCCAGAAGCCGTTGTTCCTCTGGACATCTCCGTCGGTACTCGTCGTATAGCCCAAGATGAGGAAGTTACCATCCGAGGTCTTGATTATCCTCGTTGCCTCGTCCTGTTCGGTTCCACCGTAAGCCTTGTTGAGCATCAAAACTTTGCCGAGATCTTTACTGATCTTGAGCATCCAAATATCCGAAGAACCGTGGTTGTAAGGTACGTCGCCTTCAAGAGAGTACGTTGCCCCAACAATGATGAAGCCGTCCTCCACTTCGACAACATCCACCGCTTTGTCCCTGTCCAAACCTCCGTACACGGCTGAAGCCAAGAGCTTTCCATCGTATGAGAGTTTGGATACCCAGACATCCCAAGTACCTATGTTACGACCCACATCGCCGTTTACAGAGTTACTTGTACCAACTACGAGCAATTCTCCACCCTTGGTGTAAATCACCCTGTAAGGAATATCGTGACCGGTACCACCGTACAACGTTGTCCAGAGCTGTTTACCGTCCTTGGCCAACTTAAAGGCTACCGCATCCCAACCACCTTTGCCGTCTTGTCCGTCGACCTTTGGAGACTGCGTGTAACCCAAGACAACGTACCCATCTGGAACCTCAACAACGTCCATTCCTTCATCCCATCCACTTCCACCGAGGAGTCTCATCCATTCGAGTTTGAAAGACTTATCAAGCTTAAGTACGATGATGTCCGATTCACCCATGAACCCGGGCAGTTCGGAAGATTGTGTGCTACCAACGACGATGTACCCTCCATCGGTGGTCTTAACCACACGCTTGACCGTATCCGCCATCTTCCCACCGTAGACTTCCGAATCGACGATGGTGGGTAATTTGACCCTGAAGGTGAAGATGTCACTCTCCACTTCACCGAACTTGTTCCTGGCGGTGACTTTCCATTTGTATTCGGTACCAAAGTGCAGGCGCGGTAAGGCGTATTCGGTGTCCCTCAAAGTATCAACGAACTCAGGTTCGGTCCTTCCAAAGTAGAGGTCGAATTCCTCGGCCCTTTCGGAACGCCATTTCAGTACCACGTCGGCTGGAACTTCCGTGTCTCCGTCTTTCGGATAAATTGCCACCGGTTTTTCCGGGAGCATACCGGTTGTAAACGACCACACCGGACCTTCAGCTTCGCCAAACCTGTTCTTGGCCACGACTTTCCAGTAGTACTTTACACCGAAGAGTAAATCGTACATTTCAACCGCACTTTCTTTTAAGTCCTCGTAGACCAACTCGAGCTTGTCGGGTACGAATCCCATGTACAAATCGTAACTTTCCGCCTTCGAACTTTCCCATCTCAGGACCAGGTTCGTGAACTGATCGGTTGCACCATCAGGTGGTTCCGGATTGAACGGTACAGTCGGTACATTACCAACGGTGAACTTTACAACCGGTGATGGCGTCTCTCCAAACTTGTTCTTACCGACAACCTGCCAGTAGTAGGTCTTACCAAGCTCGAGATTTTCGACGACGAGTTCGGAATCCGTAATATCGGTAGCTATCGGCTCGAGTTCGTCAACGGACGGTCCCATGTAGACATCGTACGCATCAGCGTATTCAAATCTCCAAGCCAAGGTTTGGCTCTTCCAAACATCTTCTTCTCCATCAAGTGGGCTGATGATTTCGATGAACTCCGGTTTCGTTCCCGTCTTAAACATTTCAACATCACTTTCGCTATGACCGAAGTCGTTCTTGGCTACAACTTTCCAGAAGTAAGTTGTGCCAAGCTCGAGGTCAAATGGCAACGTGATTTCCAATTCCGTCGTTGTTGCGGCAAGTTCCATCTCATCAAAACTCGTCCCAAGGTAAAGCTCGAATTCGCTGGCGTCTTTCGATTTCCACTTGAACGCTGGCTGGATCCAAACTTTTTCACCCTTCGGTTCAATCAACACCGGCTTACTCGGAACATCACCGGTGGTGAACTTCCACACAGGTCCCTCCGTTTCACCGAACGCATTCTTTGCTACAACTTTCCAGTAGTACGTTGTACCCAACTCAAGTTTCGGTGCTTCAAATGACGGTTCCAAAACGGTTCCAAGGTAATTCAAGTTCTCTGGAGAAGTCCCCATGTACACGTCGAATTCCGCGGCCCTTTCCGAGCTCCAAAGTAGTATCGGTTCAACCCATACCCTCTCAGCGCCGTCGTATGGCACGGGATCCGAAGGTTGGGTGGGGGTGAATCCGGTTCGGAACGTCAGAATCGGACTTTCGGTCTCACCAAATGCGTTCCGGGCCACGATCTTCCAGTTGTAGACAGTTCCAGGTTTGAGCCCTTCGAGAGTGTACTCTTTCTCAAAATGGTTCTTCTGGATTAGATCAAGGTTACCTTCTTCACCAAAGTAAATGTCAAAACTTTTCGCACGCAACGAATCCCACTTCAAACTGACTTTTGTGGGTACGTCAACCGCACCGTCCTCTGGTTCAAAGTTCGTCAGCTCTCCTGGTACGAATTCCGAATTCTGGAAATCCAACAATGCGTTGATGAGTATCGCACCGGTTCCAACGAGAATGTTGAGAGGTACTTGAGCGAGAGATATCCTATCCCGTACTACCTCAACGTTATCCCGTCGACCGTAAGCTACTATGCGTTCTTCCTTGTTATCGATCTTACCGAACACCTTAACGATCACGTTGTAACGACCGGACTTTAACTTTGTAATCAACCCGGTGGCTTCTCCAGTCTCCCTGTTGTAGTTCAACTCGAACGGACCTTCCACAAACTGTTGGTTGAAGATTTCCACGGTCGCCCTCGTGATCCATATTCCCATCTCGAGCAACGACCTGTCAAGCTCTGAGAGCCGCAGTGAGTACTCCTCGTACTCACCGGGAGGCAAAACCGGCTCTACTATCGGAGCGTACTTTTTCAAAATATCCTGTAAAGCTTCGGCCAGATTCACTGTCGGATCTTCCAAAAGGGCCTTGAGTTCGTAGTAGAGCTTGGTCAAAGGCGTTGTCATTTGAACCTGAGCGGTCAGTATACCGAAGAAAAGTAACAAAATGGCCAAAAGAGCAAACCGCTTCATGAGAATCAATCCCCCCTTCTAACAAAGTCAATTGCAAGCGGTAGGAATTAGGCCATTTAGAACTTTAATTTAATTAAGAGCTACTCCAACGTTTATTATAACACCAAAGATTATAATTTTTGCAACTCATTTTTAGATTTAGAAAAGTTCACCTTCCAAAAGCATTCCAAGTACCAAAGAACACGTTTGAAAGTACTCCATGCGCTGTGCTTAAAAACGTGATTAAAAACTTCTGGCAATTCTTACTTTCGTAAGAACTTAAAACTTCCGTTCTGAAAATCCTCGTACTGGCCAATTCGATAGATTTCTCTTGTAAATATTTACACTGGTATCATACGATTGCCCGTTTGAAAATGGGCAAAAATACCTGGAAAAGGGAGGTAAGGTGTATGAAAAAGTTTTTCATCTTTTCAGCGATGCTCCTGGTACTGTTCACATCACTAGTACTGGCTGACGTGGTCTATCCGCGGAAGGAAACCCTTTACGCCGGTGGCGGGTTGTGGTCACCTCCATCGAACTGGAACCCGATAACCCCGTGGAATGCGGTAACTGGAACGGTGGGATTGATTTACGAAACACTCTTCGGTTACAACCCGCTGACGGATGAATTGATCCCGTGGCTGGCCGAAAGTGGAAGATGGACATCCAAGAACACTTTCGAAATCAAGCTGAGACGTGGGGTAACGTGGCATGATGGTACGCCGTTCACCGCAAAAGACGTGAAGTTTACTTACGAACTTGCAAAGCAGATACCGGAAATTTACTACAGTCCGATCTGGACTTGGCTTGCAAAAATCGACACACCAGACGATTATACCGTGGTGTTTACGTTTAGCTCGCCGCGGTACCACGAGTGGACTTACAACATTTACCAGACAGCAATCCTTCCACAACATATCTGGTCCAAGAGGACAAAAGACGAGATCTTGAGCGGCGCAAACGAGAAAGCCATAGGAACCGGGCCTTACCTCTTCGAGACCTACAGTGACGATAGGATGGTTTATCTACGCAACGAAAACTGGTGGGGTAACAAGGTCTTCGGTCAACCCAAGCCAAAGAGAATCGTTTATTTAAGAGTCCTGAGCAACAACGTGGCACTCGGTATGATTATGAAAGGTGAGCTCGACATTTCGAACTTCTTCCTACCCGGAGTTCCGACACTTAAGAAGACTTACTCGGATATCCACACTTGGTTTGACAAAGAACCTTACATGCTCTCGGATAACGTAGCTTATCTTTTCATCAACACTACAAAGAAGCCACTTAACGATCCAAATCTCAGAAGAGCGATAGCTTTCGCAATTGATCCGAGTGTCATCGCGAGAACCGTTTTTGAGGGACAGGTCCTCCCATCCAATCCCGTCGGATTCCTGCCGATCAAAGGTTGGATGAAATACTATCCAGAAAACGCGGTGAAGCAATTTGGTTTCAAGTACGATCCGAAGAAAGCCCGAGAGTTGCTTGATAAGGCAGGCTACAAGGACATCAACAGGGACGGTTTCAGGGAAGCACCCGATGGCTCGAAGTTCAAAGTGGAAATCATCGTTCCGTTCGGTTGGACCGACTGGATGGAATCGATAAAGATTATAGCCTCTCAACTTAGAGCGGTTGGTATCAACGCGGAGGCGAAGTTCCCCGATTACAGCAAATACTGGGAAGATCTGACAACTGGAAAATTTGACATGGCGATAAACAACTTCGGTAGCCAGATGACTGTATCGCCGTGGACCATGTACAACTGGGTCTTTAATTCTCAAATCGCATCGGAGATGTACAACGGTAACTTCGGAAGGTACAACAATCAGAAGCTCTTCGATCTCATCACACAGTTGAACATGACCCCGATGGATGACATCGCAAGTTGTAAGAGGATTATCGAACAGATTGCGGAAATTCATCTGAAGGAGATGCCCGCAATACCACTGTGGTACAATGGTATGTGGTTCCAGGCAAGCACACAGGTGTGGAAGAACTGGCCAAGCGAGAAATCACCGTACGCATACCCGGTGACGTGGGGTGGAAGATGGCAAACGGGCGGTGTACTGATGCTCATAAATCTCAAACAATAAGCATTCTGAGGTGGAATGAATGAAGAAATACTTGCGAACGAAAGTACTCGTTTACGTTCTCACGTTTATCTTCGCCGTTACTATCGATTGGTTGATTCCCAGGCTCATGCCTGGGAATCCCATTCTCGTTTTAGTATCTCGGTTCTCAGGTCTTCCAGAGTCCGCACGCGTTATGTACAGTTACCTGACAAAAGCGTTCGGACTGGACCAGCCCCTTTGGAAGCAGTATTTTAACTTCTGGATCGCGTTTTTGAAGGGAGATCTTGGGATCAGTATTTACCTTTATCCAAAGCCCGTGTTGGATGTATTGAAAAGCGCCCTACCGTATTCGTTGGGGATCCTCTTACCCTCGATGCTCGCGAGTTGGTTCGTGGGCAACAGCATCGGCGCGATAGCCGCCCGTAGGAGGAGGTTGGATTCGGTACTGCTACCGATTATGTATTTTATAAACGGTGCACCGTACCTTTGGCTTGGAATCTTACTTGCTTACTACTTCGGTGTCGTGCTCAGGTGGTTTCCAATCGCCGGTGCTTACAGTTTCGGACTCAGACCCCACTTATCGTGGTTGTTTGTGGGAAACTTCCTGAGACACTGGATCCTGCCGTTCCTCTCACTCTTCATCGTACAGCTCGGTGGTTGGGCAATAGGCATGCGAAATATGGTAATCTACGAGCTCGAGAGTAATTACTCCAGGTACCTTGAAGCTCTCGGTGTTAAGGATAGGTTGATAAGAAAGTACGCGTTCAGAAATGCGATATTACCCCAAATCACGGGCCTTGCGCTTCAACTCGGGACAGTTATAGCCGGGCAGGTCACAACGGAAGTTGTTTTTTCGTATCCCGGTATTGGTTACATACTCACGCAGGCAATATTGAACCAAGATTACTTCCTGATTCAGGGGTGTTTCATATTCATAATAATCGGTGTGTTGATTGCGAACTTTACCGTCGACCTCGTTTATGTGGTACTCGATCCAAGGATTAAGTACTCCTACGGTGGTGAGGTCTCATGAACGAAGTACTCTTCTTCGCGCTCAGAAACAAGAAACTCAGGGCGGGACTGTCCATCGTACTCTTCTTCGTGCTACTCGGTCTTTTCGGACCGCTGATCTCCAAGTACAAGGATCCCCTCGATTACGTGGGACCGGGCTACCAACCTCCCAGCGGAGAGTACTGGCTGGGCACAACGACCTTTGGACAGGATGTGTTCACACAACTTGTTTACGGCATCAGATCATCGTTTTTTGTCGGGCTAGTCGGTGGTGGTCTTGCCACGCTGATCGGACTTATCATCGGCTTTTTGGCCGGTTACCGTGGAGGTCTGCTCGACGAGATACTGATGATGCTGACAAACATTTTACTTGTCGTTCCAACCTTAGCACTCCTGATAATTATAGCGGCTTACCTTCCATACAGAGGGGTGTTGATACAGAGTATAATCATCGGGTTTACCGCTTGGCCTTGGACGGCCAGGGCGGTGCGCGCCCAAACGTTGTCGCTGAAGGCAAGGGAGTACGTCAACCTGGCAAGGATAACGGGGAGGAGCACGTGGAAGATTATAATCTACGAGATTATGCCTAACATGTTATCGTACGTATTTATGGTCTTCATCCTCCAGTTCGGTGGAGCGATACTCGCCGCCGTCGGACTCGATTTCATCGGTTTGGGACCGACAAAAGGTATCTCACTCGGATTGATGATGCAAAACGCTGTACTGTGGAACGCGATACAACTTGGCATGTGGTGGTGGGCGATTCCTCCTGGACTTGTGATTACGCTTATAGTCGGTGGACTTTACTTCATGAACGTCGGACTGGACGAAGTTTTCAACCCAAGGCTCAGGGAAATGTGACAGTAGAGATGGGGAGATGTGGTGATCGATGCTCGAAGTGAGGAACTTGAAACTGTACTACAAGACACTTCGTGGGTACGTTAAGGCCGTGGACGATGTGACATTTCACGTGAGGGACGGGGAGCTTCTCGGTCTTGCCGGGGAATCGGGGTGCGGGAAATCGACACTCGGAAACGGTTTGGTACTCCTAAAACCTCCGATGAACTTCTTCGGTGGCGAGGTTCTGCTCGACGGTGAGAAACTTCCCATAGAAGATTACGAACGTATGCGTGAGTTTAGATTCAAGAAAGTTTCGATAATTCCACAGTACGCGATGGATGCTATGAACCCCACAAGGAAGATAGGAAAGTATATCGAAGATGTTCTGGATAGTAAAGGAATCAGTTTTGAAAGTGTCAAAGAAACACTCTTGGAACGTTTGAAGTTGGTAAACCTTCCAGAGAGGGTTTTGAAGATGTACCCAATCGAACTGTCCGGCGGAATGAAGCAACGAATGGTGATGGTAATAAGTACCTTGCTCAATCCCTCGCTACTCATCGCGGACGAGGTTACATCCGCACTCGATGTATCGACACAGAAGGCGGTGTGTTTGATGATTCGTGATTTTAAAGAACTTGGAATTGTTAAATCAATAATATTCATCACGCACGATATTTCAGTGCTTTACCAGATAGCCGATCGAATAATGATTATGTACGCCGGTAGGATTGCCGAGATCGGCAAAACGTCGCAAATTGTTCAAAACCCAGTCCATCCGTACACAAAGATGCTGTTGACTTCTCTTCCCGAAGTAGGAGTAAGGTACACCGAACGGATCTTGTCCGGTATTCCGGGACAACCACCGCAGTTACTCGAACCACCGAAAGGTTGCCGATTCAAAGAGCGTTGTCCGTTGAGGGACAAGATCTGCGACAAGGAACCCCCGTTGGTAGAGATAGAAGAGGACCACGTAGCTTATTGCTGGAAGGTGAAACCGAATGCTTGAGGTTGTTAATCTATCGAAGGTGTACAACATAGGACCACTTGGAAGGGAGAAGTTCTACGCAGTGGATAACGTTTCTTTCCACGTTGCAGATGGGGAGATAGTCTCGCTCATCGGGGAAAGTGGAAGTGGGAAGACTACGATAGGGAAGATGATATTACGGCTTATCAAACCGACGAGTGGGAAGATCCTCTTCAACTCGGTCGATGTCCAATCCATCAAGAACAAGAAGGAATACTACAGGCTCGTACAAGGCGTGTTCCAGGATCCGTTCAGCTCGTACAACCCGATATTCAAAATCGATAGGGTTTTTGATATGGTCAGGGAGGAGTTCTTCCCGGAATTTACAAGGGGTGAGTGGAGGAAAAGGGTAGAAAGGGTTATCGAGGATATCTGTCTAAATCCATCGGAAATACTGGGGAAATTCCCACATCAACTCAGTGGTGGTCAGCTCCAGAGATTACTTATAGCAAGGGCGCTCCTTATAGACGCGAAATTCTTGGTTGCGGATGAAATAATCAGCATGCTCGATGCCTCCACGCGCATTGATGTGTTAAATACCCTGATCAAACTCAAAGAAAAGGGGTTATCCGTTTTATTCATTACGCACGACCTTTCGCTCGGATACTACACGAGTGACCGAACAATTATCCTCTACAGAGGTTCGATCATGGAGTACGGCGATACCGTAAAGATTTTCAAAAACCCGCTACATCCTTACACGAAGATGCTTCTTGAATCCGTTCCCACGACACGGAAGGTTTGGTCAAAAGGCTACATTTCACTGCACGGTAGAACCGTTCCACCAACGTTCTGCAAGTTCTACGATAGATGCCCACTTGGTGATTCCATGTGCAAGAATGTTGGCCTCGAGAGATTTGAGGAAGGTCATTTCGTCGCGTGCGTGAAGGTCAGGAGGGAGGGTGAATTAGTTGCCTAAAATCAAGACTTTAGCACCATCGTTGCCAAACATTCCATGGGAGGAACAGCCATCAGGTTGCCGTGACTTGGTTTGGCGTTACTCAGAAAATCCCATAATAAAGCGAAACCAAGCCAAGAATGCGAACAGTATTTTCAACAGTGCCGTGGTTCCGTTCAACGGTCAGTTCGCTGGGGTGTTCCGGGTTGACGAGCGGACACGCGAAATGAATCTGAGAAGGGGTTTTAGCGAGGACGGTATAAGCTGGAAAATTGATGATGAACCTATCCGCTTTATCCAGCAAACTCGTGAGCCTGTCGAAAGCGAGTACAAGTACGATCCGAGGGTGGTCTTCTTCGAGGACAGGTACTGGATCACCTGGTGTAACGGTTATCACGGTCCGACGATCGGTGTTGGATACACGTACGATTTTGAGAATTTCTACCAACTCGAGAACGCCTTCCTACCTTACAACAGAAACGGCGTGCTTTTCCCAAGGAAAATAAACGGTAAGTACGCGATGCTCAGTAGACCCTCGGATACTGGTCATACGCCGTTTGGTGACATATTCTACAGCGAAAGTCCGGATATGGTCCATTGGGGTGTTCATCGTTTCGTGATGGGCCGTGGATACAGCCCCTGGCAATCACTCAAGATCGGAGCTGGGCCAGTCCCAATTGAAACAAGCGAAGGATGGCTGCTCATTTACCACGGTGTACTACTTTCATGTAACGGGTACGTCTACAGTTTCGGTGCCGCGTTACTGGATTTAGACTCTCCGTGGAAGGTTATCAAGAGGTCGCGCTCGTACCTACTATCGCCCCAAGAACTGTACGAATGCGTCGGCGACGTTCCCAACGTAGTGTTTCCTGTTGCTTGTCTTGTGGACGGTGAAACTGGTCGCATGGCGATTTACTACGGCGCGGCCGATACGGTGGTGGCGTTGGCTTTCGGATACGTCCACGAGATCGTCGAATGGTTACTATACGAAAATTAAAGATTCTTACAAAGGGAGGATACCACCATGTTCCCAAAAGACTTTATGTTCGGGGTTTCCATGTCCGGTTTTCAGTTCGAGATGGGTTGGGGTGATGAACGTGACCTCGATCCCAACACCGACTGGTTCGTCTGGGTTAGGGAACCTGGTAACCTCGTCAACGGCGTTGTGAGTGGTGACTTACCAGAATTCGGTGCGGGTTACTGGCTGAACTACGAAAAGATACACCAA encodes:
- a CDS encoding fibronectin type III domain-containing protein; protein product: MKRFALLAILLLFFGILTAQVQMTTPLTKLYYELKALLEDPTVNLAEALQDILKKYAPIVEPVLPPGEYEEYSLRLSELDRSLLEMGIWITRATVEIFNQQFVEGPFELNYNRETGEATGLITKLKSGRYNVIVKVFGKIDNKEERIVAYGRRDNVEVVRDRISLAQVPLNILVGTGAILINALLDFQNSEFVPGELTNFEPEDGAVDVPTKVSLKWDSLRAKSFDIYFGEEGNLDLIQKNHFEKEYTLEGLKPGTVYNWKIVARNAFGETESPILTFRTGFTPTQPSDPVPYDGAERVWVEPILLWSSERAAEFDVYMGTSPENLNYLGTVLEPSFEAPKLELGTTYYWKVVAKNAFGETEGPVWKFTTGDVPSKPVLIEPKGEKVWIQPAFKWKSKDASEFELYLGTSFDEMELAATTTELEITLPFDLELGTTYFWKVVAKNDFGHSESDVEMFKTGTKPEFIEIISPLDGEEDVWKSQTLAWRFEYADAYDVYMGPSVDELEPIATDITDSELVVENLELGKTYYWQVVGKNKFGETPSPVVKFTVGNVPTVPFNPEPPDGATDQFTNLVLRWESSKAESYDLYMGFVPDKLELVYEDLKESAVEMYDLLFGVKYYWKVVAKNRFGEAEGPVWSFTTGMLPEKPVAIYPKDGDTEVPADVVLKWRSERAEEFDLYFGRTEPEFVDTLRDTEYALPRLHFGTEYKWKVTARNKFGEVESDIFTFRVKLPTIVDSEVYGGKMADTVKRVVKTTDGGYIVVGSTQSSELPGFMGESDIIVLKLDKSFKLEWMRLLGGSGWDEGMDVVEVPDGYVVLGYTQSPKVDGQDGKGGWDAVAFKLAKDGKQLWTTLYGGTGHDIPYRVIYTKGGELLVVGTSNSVNGDVGRNIGTWDVWVSKLSYDGKLLASAVYGGLDRDKAVDVVEVEDGFIIVGATYSLEGDVPYNHGSSDIWMLKISKDLGKVLMLNKAYGGTEQDEATRIIKTSDGNFLILGYTTSTDGDVQRNNGFWDIWAVKVNAAGEIIWQRTIGGKEEDVGYSVAEFPDGGFVIVGYTLSREFEGLKGAVDVLIIDIDKDGNLRWAKTYGGALADYAYDVLVDEDGSIVVVGVSFSKNFDVKRNLGGSDIWIFRVK
- a CDS encoding ABC transporter substrate-binding protein, whose protein sequence is MKKFFIFSAMLLVLFTSLVLADVVYPRKETLYAGGGLWSPPSNWNPITPWNAVTGTVGLIYETLFGYNPLTDELIPWLAESGRWTSKNTFEIKLRRGVTWHDGTPFTAKDVKFTYELAKQIPEIYYSPIWTWLAKIDTPDDYTVVFTFSSPRYHEWTYNIYQTAILPQHIWSKRTKDEILSGANEKAIGTGPYLFETYSDDRMVYLRNENWWGNKVFGQPKPKRIVYLRVLSNNVALGMIMKGELDISNFFLPGVPTLKKTYSDIHTWFDKEPYMLSDNVAYLFINTTKKPLNDPNLRRAIAFAIDPSVIARTVFEGQVLPSNPVGFLPIKGWMKYYPENAVKQFGFKYDPKKARELLDKAGYKDINRDGFREAPDGSKFKVEIIVPFGWTDWMESIKIIASQLRAVGINAEAKFPDYSKYWEDLTTGKFDMAINNFGSQMTVSPWTMYNWVFNSQIASEMYNGNFGRYNNQKLFDLITQLNMTPMDDIASCKRIIEQIAEIHLKEMPAIPLWYNGMWFQASTQVWKNWPSEKSPYAYPVTWGGRWQTGGVLMLINLKQ
- a CDS encoding ABC transporter permease, whose translation is MKKYLRTKVLVYVLTFIFAVTIDWLIPRLMPGNPILVLVSRFSGLPESARVMYSYLTKAFGLDQPLWKQYFNFWIAFLKGDLGISIYLYPKPVLDVLKSALPYSLGILLPSMLASWFVGNSIGAIAARRRRLDSVLLPIMYFINGAPYLWLGILLAYYFGVVLRWFPIAGAYSFGLRPHLSWLFVGNFLRHWILPFLSLFIVQLGGWAIGMRNMVIYELESNYSRYLEALGVKDRLIRKYAFRNAILPQITGLALQLGTVIAGQVTTEVVFSYPGIGYILTQAILNQDYFLIQGCFIFIIIGVLIANFTVDLVYVVLDPRIKYSYGGEVS
- a CDS encoding ABC transporter permease produces the protein MNEVLFFALRNKKLRAGLSIVLFFVLLGLFGPLISKYKDPLDYVGPGYQPPSGEYWLGTTTFGQDVFTQLVYGIRSSFFVGLVGGGLATLIGLIIGFLAGYRGGLLDEILMMLTNILLVVPTLALLIIIAAYLPYRGVLIQSIIIGFTAWPWTARAVRAQTLSLKAREYVNLARITGRSTWKIIIYEIMPNMLSYVFMVFILQFGGAILAAVGLDFIGLGPTKGISLGLMMQNAVLWNAIQLGMWWWAIPPGLVITLIVGGLYFMNVGLDEVFNPRLREM
- a CDS encoding ABC transporter ATP-binding protein, giving the protein MLEVRNLKLYYKTLRGYVKAVDDVTFHVRDGELLGLAGESGCGKSTLGNGLVLLKPPMNFFGGEVLLDGEKLPIEDYERMREFRFKKVSIIPQYAMDAMNPTRKIGKYIEDVLDSKGISFESVKETLLERLKLVNLPERVLKMYPIELSGGMKQRMVMVISTLLNPSLLIADEVTSALDVSTQKAVCLMIRDFKELGIVKSIIFITHDISVLYQIADRIMIMYAGRIAEIGKTSQIVQNPVHPYTKMLLTSLPEVGVRYTERILSGIPGQPPQLLEPPKGCRFKERCPLRDKICDKEPPLVEIEEDHVAYCWKVKPNA
- a CDS encoding ABC transporter ATP-binding protein, with translation MLEVVNLSKVYNIGPLGREKFYAVDNVSFHVADGEIVSLIGESGSGKTTIGKMILRLIKPTSGKILFNSVDVQSIKNKKEYYRLVQGVFQDPFSSYNPIFKIDRVFDMVREEFFPEFTRGEWRKRVERVIEDICLNPSEILGKFPHQLSGGQLQRLLIARALLIDAKFLVADEIISMLDASTRIDVLNTLIKLKEKGLSVLFITHDLSLGYYTSDRTIILYRGSIMEYGDTVKIFKNPLHPYTKMLLESVPTTRKVWSKGYISLHGRTVPPTFCKFYDRCPLGDSMCKNVGLERFEEGHFVACVKVRREGELVA
- a CDS encoding glycoside hydrolase family 130 protein, whose translation is MKTLAPSLPNIPWEEQPSGCRDLVWRYSENPIIKRNQAKNANSIFNSAVVPFNGQFAGVFRVDERTREMNLRRGFSEDGISWKIDDEPIRFIQQTREPVESEYKYDPRVVFFEDRYWITWCNGYHGPTIGVGYTYDFENFYQLENAFLPYNRNGVLFPRKINGKYAMLSRPSDTGHTPFGDIFYSESPDMVHWGVHRFVMGRGYSPWQSLKIGAGPVPIETSEGWLLIYHGVLLSCNGYVYSFGAALLDLDSPWKVIKRSRSYLLSPQELYECVGDVPNVVFPVACLVDGETGRMAIYYGAADTVVALAFGYVHEIVEWLLYEN